From Anaerotignum faecicola, the proteins below share one genomic window:
- a CDS encoding DUF445 family protein — protein sequence MDINLIAAPAAGAVIGYFTNWLAIKMLFRPHSQKMFLGMRMPFSPGLIPKEKGRIASTVGQAVGNYILTDEILADSLSSESVKKNISDMIDEAFKKAELSNKDNSEILSGFLGNNVDISQKISEYISSGLEKILFSRETEEKISAFVYEKAKNALKSEFENIDHKSISEALKNALSKIDRSSAEAFIEKNIWNWLLGLKNDERKLYDVFSPSAVQEIKDYISLKIPPAVNYIISLTENPETEKILKEKIDSAIKKTVGPFAGIFVKTDNIYVSIIEGVTKYINDPKNMPEIDAAVSTAVDHMLQKTVGNAAVAASGEMRETTINKTVSFLTGEIAKDGNIDKLVNNLTNFIKERGILSPIDMLDYLGINCDEKLALLSKKITKSVLSPKTYEMMLPYINKAVDKALKTNVFSALNRAPNEIRETVKSVIISVYMRLIPKIAPKLLSSSAIAEIVEKQINSFSPAYMEELTFTIANKEFKTITAVGGVLGFFIGIIPALINYIW from the coding sequence ATGGATATAAATTTAATAGCCGCTCCCGCGGCCGGAGCAGTTATAGGTTATTTTACAAACTGGCTCGCAATTAAAATGCTGTTTCGCCCGCACAGCCAAAAGATGTTCCTAGGTATGCGCATGCCCTTTTCTCCCGGGCTTATCCCCAAAGAAAAAGGGCGCATTGCTTCGACCGTCGGACAAGCCGTAGGAAATTATATACTGACAGATGAAATACTTGCAGATTCCCTTTCAAGCGAAAGCGTTAAAAAAAATATTTCCGACATGATTGACGAAGCGTTTAAAAAGGCTGAATTATCAAACAAAGACAATTCCGAGATCTTAAGTGGTTTTTTGGGAAACAATGTTGATATAAGCCAAAAAATTTCCGAATATATATCCTCCGGTTTAGAAAAAATATTATTTTCCAGAGAAACCGAAGAAAAAATTTCCGCATTTGTTTATGAAAAGGCAAAAAATGCTCTTAAATCAGAATTTGAAAATATAGATCATAAAAGTATTTCCGAAGCTTTAAAAAATGCGCTATCAAAAATTGACAGAAGCTCTGCCGAAGCTTTTATCGAAAAAAATATTTGGAATTGGCTCCTTGGGCTGAAAAATGACGAACGTAAATTATACGACGTCTTTTCCCCTTCCGCCGTGCAGGAAATAAAAGACTATATATCGTTAAAAATCCCTCCCGCGGTTAATTACATCATTTCTTTAACGGAAAATCCCGAAACAGAAAAAATTTTAAAAGAAAAGATAGATTCGGCCATTAAAAAAACTGTGGGACCTTTTGCCGGAATATTCGTCAAAACCGACAACATATACGTTTCAATAATCGAAGGCGTAACAAAATATATTAACGATCCTAAAAATATGCCGGAAATCGACGCCGCCGTAAGCACAGCTGTTGACCATATGCTTCAAAAAACCGTCGGCAACGCGGCGGTCGCCGCGTCGGGCGAGATGCGCGAAACCACTATAAACAAAACCGTTTCATTCCTGACAGGAGAAATTGCAAAAGACGGCAATATTGACAAACTTGTAAACAACCTAACAAATTTTATAAAAGAACGCGGCATACTGTCCCCTATAGATATGCTTGATTATCTCGGCATAAACTGCGATGAAAAATTAGCTTTGCTGTCAAAAAAAATTACGAAAAGTGTCCTTTCGCCAAAGACATATGAAATGATGCTTCCCTATATAAACAAAGCCGTTGACAAAGCCCTTAAAACCAATGTATTCTCAGCCTTAAACAGAGCTCCGAACGAAATCAGGGAAACAGTTAAAAGCGTAATTATATCAGTATATATGCGGCTTATACCAAAAATCGCCCCAAAACTTCTGTCATCTTCGGCAATAGCCGAAATTGTCGAAAAACAAATAAATTCTTTCAGCCCGGCATACATGGAAGAACTTACTTTCACTATTGCAAATAAGGAATTTAAAACAATAACGGCCGTGGGCGGCGTACTTGGTTTTTTTATAGGAATTATCCCGGCCCTTATTAATTATATATGGTAA
- a CDS encoding redox-sensing transcriptional repressor Rex encodes MYSERKISSAVINRLPRYYRYLGDLLESDITRISSKELSAKMNITASQIRQDLNNFGGFGQQGYGYNVEYLYTEIKKILGLDRVYNLIVVGGGNIGQALVNYTNFEKRGFVITAVFDVNPRLIGMTIRGVEVYDVDKMEEFVKNNKVDVAILTLPRSQASNVANDLAEWGIKGIWNFSHVDLQMPKDVKVENVHLTDSLMTLLYKINEVETDETQNDEKDDFE; translated from the coding sequence ATGTATAGTGAGAGAAAAATCTCAAGCGCGGTGATAAACAGGCTCCCGCGATATTATAGATACCTTGGCGATCTGCTTGAAAGCGACATTACAAGAATTTCTTCTAAAGAGCTAAGCGCTAAAATGAATATAACTGCTTCGCAAATACGTCAAGATCTTAACAATTTCGGTGGGTTCGGGCAGCAGGGTTATGGATACAATGTCGAATATCTGTATACCGAAATTAAAAAAATACTCGGCCTTGACAGAGTATATAACCTTATTGTTGTAGGAGGCGGCAATATCGGCCAGGCTCTTGTTAATTACACCAATTTTGAAAAGCGCGGCTTTGTTATTACAGCCGTTTTCGACGTAAATCCACGCCTTATAGGCATGACAATACGCGGAGTTGAAGTGTATGACGTTGATAAAATGGAGGAATTTGTAAAAAACAATAAAGTCGACGTCGCAATACTCACCCTTCCGCGCTCCCAAGCAAGCAATGTTGCCAACGACCTTGCCGAATGGGGAATTAAAGGTATTTGGAATTTTTCCCATGTGGATCTTCAGATGCCGAAAGACGTTAAAGTTGAAAACGTACACTTAACCGACAGCCTTATGACCCTTCTTTATAAGATAAATGAGGTTGAAACGGACGAAACGCAAAACGATGAAAAAGACGATTTTGAATAA
- a CDS encoding IclR family transcriptional regulator encodes MGKTKNIQSIERAAAILELFENSNIEKSVKEISASLSLSKSTVFGLINTLANLGYLQQNPETLKYSLGAKLLALGSSVSSNNIYKKAANAHLQKLSFMFQETCLLAVEENGFVVYIDKTESSSSISINTKIGTKKELFCTGVGKCFLAFMPKQNADNIISLGLRKITPNTICDKDILYKELEIIRQRGYAYDNEEYETGISCVAAPIFNKRGSIIASLSLTGPTARIREIKMETLSKALVETSKTITKELDI; translated from the coding sequence ATGGGAAAAACAAAAAATATTCAGTCAATAGAGCGTGCCGCGGCAATTCTGGAGCTTTTTGAAAACAGCAATATAGAAAAAAGCGTTAAAGAAATATCAGCCTCGCTCAGTTTGAGTAAAAGCACTGTATTCGGCCTTATAAACACTTTGGCAAATCTTGGCTATCTTCAGCAAAATCCGGAAACTCTTAAATACAGTCTTGGGGCAAAGCTGCTGGCGCTTGGAAGTTCCGTTTCGTCAAACAATATTTATAAAAAAGCCGCAAACGCACATTTACAGAAGCTTTCTTTTATGTTTCAGGAAACCTGCCTTCTGGCAGTTGAGGAAAACGGGTTTGTAGTATATATTGATAAAACCGAGTCCTCAAGCTCAATTTCCATCAACACAAAAATAGGCACTAAAAAAGAGCTGTTCTGCACAGGCGTAGGCAAGTGTTTCCTTGCATTTATGCCTAAGCAAAACGCCGACAATATTATATCCCTCGGACTTAGGAAAATAACCCCAAATACTATATGTGACAAAGATATTCTCTATAAAGAACTTGAGATTATACGCCAAAGAGGTTACGCCTATGACAATGAGGAATATGAAACCGGCATAAGCTGCGTTGCCGCGCCGATTTTTAATAAAAGAGGCAGCATAATAGCGTCGCTTAGTTTAACCGGCCCTACAGCCCGTATCAGGGAAATTAAAATGGAAACGCTCTCAAAAGCGCTTGTCGAAACTTCAAAAACAATAACAAAAGAATTGGATATTTAA